A genomic window from Candidatus Obscuribacterales bacterium includes:
- a CDS encoding DEAD/DEAH box helicase, with product MEEGKSVVVSSPTGSGKTVIAEYAVEMALAANKRCFYTTPLKALSNQKFYDFRMKFGDEKVGLLTGDVSINRDAAIVVMTTEVFRNMLYGTALGDIDRNLRDVSFVILDECHYMNDAQRGTVWEESIIYAPKNIQLVALSATIANAQELTQWIDETHGPTELVTSSFRPVPLRFYYFGARHLYPLLTPGQGTNKSLKEHFGRSKKTFKGNRRSIIASMSPRPGDILATMASRNMLPAIYFLFSRRGCEESMLKARGIPLLSHEEEEELKKQVDHFVGDNPNLKNHPHLPYLFEGMSVHHAGMLPSWKAMVEKLFQKGLLKVVFATETLAAGINMPARTTIISSISKRADEGHRQLTASEFLQMSGRAGRRGMDEVGHVVVLHHPFEPVEDAGKLAQAPADPLSSRFTPSYGMILNLLQRHSIEEAQELIEKSFGQFMVSQELEPLYLQTMQIERELESLAKPLCPKVLGNLPLYKKRLEAVHTKEKQLKQIQKGLSKAHAQEGSVALAEVKTQMKEMLDQANGMPCHGCPVQKPCSKQTERIDHLRARHKQIEKRIHWQSGRYWRTFEALANILRIEGYIQGDTPTQLGLMAATIRGTNELFLTEVALSGVLETLKPAELAAVITALVTEDDRVSSNRASISPHVEIALGQILKTAKHVLRLQKEFEIEVPVSFSPLFSGICQMWAEGATWDEIRNASPFDEGDVVRALRRTLDLCRQFIRAPGMPEPLVALCQKTEALIARDEVREDF from the coding sequence TTGGAAGAAGGCAAGAGCGTTGTAGTCTCTTCACCGACAGGTTCAGGCAAAACAGTCATTGCCGAGTATGCTGTAGAAATGGCTCTGGCAGCCAATAAGCGTTGTTTCTACACAACGCCTCTAAAAGCCCTGTCCAATCAAAAGTTTTACGATTTCCGCATGAAGTTCGGTGATGAGAAGGTCGGTCTTTTAACAGGCGATGTTTCCATCAATAGAGACGCAGCCATTGTCGTTATGACAACAGAAGTCTTTCGCAATATGCTTTACGGAACCGCCCTTGGTGATATCGACCGCAACCTGCGCGATGTTTCTTTCGTCATTTTAGATGAATGTCATTACATGAACGATGCGCAACGAGGCACTGTTTGGGAAGAGTCGATTATTTACGCTCCCAAAAACATTCAGCTGGTAGCGCTTTCCGCCACCATTGCCAATGCCCAAGAACTGACACAATGGATAGACGAAACACACGGGCCGACAGAACTTGTTACATCAAGTTTTCGTCCCGTGCCACTACGCTTTTACTACTTCGGAGCTCGCCATCTTTACCCTTTGCTTACTCCCGGACAAGGCACAAACAAGAGTCTTAAAGAACACTTTGGTCGCAGCAAAAAGACTTTTAAAGGCAATCGTCGAAGCATCATCGCCAGCATGTCTCCGCGACCAGGCGATATTCTGGCGACAATGGCTTCTCGCAATATGCTGCCGGCTATTTATTTCCTATTCTCCAGACGCGGCTGCGAAGAATCAATGCTAAAGGCACGCGGCATTCCCCTGCTGAGTCACGAGGAAGAAGAAGAACTCAAGAAACAAGTTGATCATTTCGTCGGTGATAACCCTAATTTAAAAAACCATCCGCATTTACCTTATCTATTTGAGGGCATGTCCGTTCACCACGCAGGCATGTTGCCTTCATGGAAAGCAATGGTGGAAAAGCTTTTCCAAAAGGGTCTATTGAAAGTAGTTTTCGCAACAGAGACTCTTGCTGCAGGGATTAACATGCCGGCAAGAACAACCATCATCAGCTCAATTTCCAAACGTGCCGACGAAGGACACAGGCAACTAACCGCAAGCGAATTCTTACAAATGTCCGGACGTGCCGGCAGACGAGGCATGGACGAAGTCGGGCACGTAGTCGTTTTGCATCATCCATTTGAACCAGTAGAGGATGCCGGCAAACTAGCCCAGGCACCGGCAGATCCATTATCCAGTCGCTTCACGCCTTCATATGGCATGATTCTCAACCTGCTGCAAAGACACAGCATTGAAGAAGCCCAAGAGCTTATTGAAAAGTCCTTTGGACAATTCATGGTCAGCCAGGAATTAGAACCTCTCTATTTGCAAACCATGCAGATAGAACGCGAATTGGAAAGCTTGGCTAAGCCTTTGTGTCCAAAAGTATTGGGCAATTTGCCGCTCTACAAAAAGCGCCTTGAAGCAGTACATACTAAAGAAAAACAACTCAAACAGATTCAAAAAGGGCTTTCCAAAGCTCATGCTCAAGAAGGCAGCGTTGCCCTTGCAGAAGTAAAAACACAAATGAAGGAAATGCTCGACCAGGCAAATGGCATGCCCTGCCATGGTTGTCCTGTGCAAAAACCTTGCAGCAAACAAACCGAGCGCATTGACCATCTGCGCGCCAGACACAAGCAAATTGAAAAACGCATACACTGGCAATCAGGGCGTTACTGGAGAACTTTTGAAGCCTTGGCTAACATCTTACGCATTGAAGGTTATATACAGGGCGACACGCCCACCCAGCTCGGTCTGATGGCCGCCACGATAAGAGGCACTAACGAACTCTTCTTAACAGAAGTTGCCTTGAGTGGCGTTCTAGAAACACTAAAACCTGCCGAATTAGCAGCTGTTATTACAGCCCTTGTCACAGAAGACGACCGAGTGTCATCCAATAGAGCGTCAATTTCACCGCACGTGGAAATAGCCCTTGGACAAATTCTCAAAACCGCCAAACACGTTTTGCGCCTGCAAAAGGAATTTGAAATTGAAGTACCCGTAAGCTTTAGTCCGCTATTTTCCGGTATCTGCCAGATGTGGGCGGAGGGTGCCACTTGGGACGAGATTCGCAATGCCAGCCCATTCGATGAAGGCGATGTAGTGCGTGCGTTGCGGCGCACACTTGATCTCTGCCGGCAATTTATACGCGCACCAGGCATGCCGGAGCCTCTTGTTGCTCTTTGTCAAAAAACAGAAGCTCTCATTGCCCGCGACGAAGTCCGCGAAGATTTTTAG